The following proteins are co-located in the Candidatus Terasakiella magnetica genome:
- a CDS encoding GDCCVxC domain-containing (seleno)protein — MQMTILETTITCPKCGHQEKETMPTDSCQYFYDCKGCGTVLKPHQGDCCVYCSYANIPCPPIQEGKCCS, encoded by the coding sequence ATGCAAATGACAATTCTTGAAACAACAATTACCTGCCCGAAATGCGGACATCAAGAGAAAGAAACAATGCCTACAGATTCATGCCAGTATTTCTATGACTGTAAAGGCTGTGGAACAGTATTGAAACCACATCAGGGAGACTGTTGTGTTTATTGTTCTTATGCAAACATCCCTTGCCCACCCATTCAAGAAGGAAAATGTTGTTCTTAA